From Lagopus muta isolate bLagMut1 chromosome 15, bLagMut1 primary, whole genome shotgun sequence, the proteins below share one genomic window:
- the METRN gene encoding meteorin produces MRALWALCLAGLAAALGSFSADQCSWRGSGLSQEVGSVEQLTLRCAEGSLEWLYPTGALRLRLAPRLPPATTSDGRDPRHVTACLQPAGTFRGAQLYLERDGELELLLPEAEVAPRPRVRCFSWPPHEQVALFLQATPQRDISRRIAAFRYELRGDWLARPALPAEGLCRPCNDTELLMAICTSDFVVRGSIHSVSNDAELQESVIGVSAVRIHRQKFPLFQTGGRPGRAAGSIRTPLRCGVRPGPGTFLFTGWLHFGEAWLSCAPRYKDFQRIYEGARRRRQNPCEFPVD; encoded by the exons TGGCTTGTCACAGGAGGTCGGCAGCGTGGAGCAGCTCACCCTGCGCTGCGCCGAGGGCTCCCTGGAGTGGCTGTACCCCACAGGGGCTCTCCGCCTCCGCCTGGCCCCTCGCCTGCCCCCCGCCACCACCTCCGATGGCCGCGACCCCCGACACGTCACCGCCTGCCTTCAGCCGGCCGGCACCTTCCGGGGTGCTCAGCTCTACCTGGAACGGGACggggagctggagctgctgctgcccgagGCAGAGGTGGCCCCGCGGCCCCGTGTGAGGTGTTTCAGCTGGCCACCCCATGAGCAGGTGGCCTTGTTCCTGCAGGCCACCCCGCAGCGTGACATCAGCCGCCGCATCGCTGCCTTCCGCTATGAGCTGCGGGGGGATTGGCTCGCCCGGCCCGCTTTGCCTGCTGAAG GGCTGTGCCGGCCGTGCAACGACACCGAGCTCCTGATGGCCATTTGCACTAGTGACTTTG TGGTCCGCGGTTCCATCCACAGCGTCTCCAACGACgcagagctgcaggaatccGTCATCGGGGTGAGCGCCGTCCGCATCCACCGCCAGAAATTCCCCCTCTTCCAAACCGGAGGGCGGCCGGGGCGGGCGGCAGGCAGCATCCGCACCCCTCTGCGCTGCGGTGTGCGGCCGGGGCCCGGCACCTTCCTCTTCACGGGGTGGCTGCACTTTGGTGAGGCATGGCTCAGCTGCGCTCCCCGCTACAAGGACTTCCAGCGCATCTACGAGGGCGCCCGGCGCAGGAGGCAAAACCCCTGCGAGTTCCCTGTGGACTGA
- the ANTKMT gene encoding adenine nucleotide translocase lysine N-methyltransferase isoform X1: MDAEALDELAGQLHGEALGGRGLLQLVATTGLAAYAVWAAVLMPGFRRVPLRLQVPYVPSSAQQVANVMGLLRGRTGKTADLGSGDGRLVVEAYKQGLRPAVGYELNPWLLWLARYRARKAGYEGKVSFLKQDLWKVNLSDCYNVIVFLAPSVKPPLAAKLLAELPDEARVVAGRFPFPCWTPSSTIGQGLEQAWAYDMKEVRRAARSRTEGCAL, from the exons ATGGACGCAGAGGCGCTGGACGAGCTGGCGGGGCAGCTGCATGGGGAGGCCCTGGGGGGCcgggggctgctgcagctggtggcCACCACCGGCCTGGCTGCCTACGCCGTGTGGGCTGCCGTGCTCATGCCTGGTTTCCGCCGGGTGCCGCTGCGCCTGCAG GTGCCATACGTGCCATCCAGCGCCCAGCAAGTGGCCAACGTGATGGGGCTGCTGCGAGGCCGCACGGGGAAGACGGCGGATCTGGGTTCTGGGGACGGCCGACTC GTGGTTGAAGCTTACAAGCAAGGACTCCGGCCGGCTGTTGGCTATGAGCTCAACCCCTGGCTGCTGTGGCTTGCCAGGTACCGGGCCCGCAAGGCTGGATATGAGGGGAAGGTTTCCTTCCTGAAGCAGGATCTGTGGAAG gTGAATCTTTCCGATTGCTACAACGTGATTGTGTTCCTGGCTCCCAGTGTG aAGCCCCCCCTGGCTGCCAAACTCCTGGCAGAACTCCCTGATGAGGCACGCGTGGTGGCTGGCCGCTTCCCCTTCCCCTGCTGGACCCCAAGCAGCACCATTGGGCAGGGGCTGGAACAAGCCTGGGCCTACGACATGAAGGAGGTTCGGCGCGCGGCACGGAGCCGCACAGAGGGATGTGCACTCtga
- the ANTKMT gene encoding adenine nucleotide translocase lysine N-methyltransferase isoform X2, with amino-acid sequence MDAEALDELAGQLHGEALGGRGLLQLVATTGLAAYAVWAAVLMPGFRRVPLRLQVVEAYKQGLRPAVGYELNPWLLWLARYRARKAGYEGKVSFLKQDLWKVNLSDCYNVIVFLAPSVKPPLAAKLLAELPDEARVVAGRFPFPCWTPSSTIGQGLEQAWAYDMKEVRRAARSRTEGCAL; translated from the exons ATGGACGCAGAGGCGCTGGACGAGCTGGCGGGGCAGCTGCATGGGGAGGCCCTGGGGGGCcgggggctgctgcagctggtggcCACCACCGGCCTGGCTGCCTACGCCGTGTGGGCTGCCGTGCTCATGCCTGGTTTCCGCCGGGTGCCGCTGCGCCTGCAG GTGGTTGAAGCTTACAAGCAAGGACTCCGGCCGGCTGTTGGCTATGAGCTCAACCCCTGGCTGCTGTGGCTTGCCAGGTACCGGGCCCGCAAGGCTGGATATGAGGGGAAGGTTTCCTTCCTGAAGCAGGATCTGTGGAAG gTGAATCTTTCCGATTGCTACAACGTGATTGTGTTCCTGGCTCCCAGTGTG aAGCCCCCCCTGGCTGCCAAACTCCTGGCAGAACTCCCTGATGAGGCACGCGTGGTGGCTGGCCGCTTCCCCTTCCCCTGCTGGACCCCAAGCAGCACCATTGGGCAGGGGCTGGAACAAGCCTGGGCCTACGACATGAAGGAGGTTCGGCGCGCGGCACGGAGCCGCACAGAGGGATGTGCACTCtga